One window of the Rosa rugosa chromosome 3, drRosRugo1.1, whole genome shotgun sequence genome contains the following:
- the LOC133739884 gene encoding uncharacterized protein LOC133739884, with protein sequence MNRPGDWNCRSCNHLNFQRRDSCQRCGEPRPGERGGEFGSFGGGRGGGVGGSFGFTTGPDVRPGDWYCNVGNCGAHNFASRSSCFKCGASKDESSSGGGGFDGDMPRSLRGGFGFGGSGSGSGGSSGRSGWKSGDWICTRLGCNEHNFASRTECFRCNAPRESSTGGAVLF encoded by the exons ATGAATAGGCCAGGAGATTGGAACTGCAGGTCATGCAACCATCTCAACTTCCAAAGGAGGGACTCATGCCAGAGGTGTGGGGAGCCAAGGCCCGGGGAGAGAGGTGGTGAATTTGGAAGCTTTGGTGGCGGAAGAGGTGGAGGTGTTGGTGGTTCGTTTGGGTTCACTACCGGCCCGGATGTCAGGCCTGGTGACTGGTACTGCAACGTGGGAAACTGTGGAGCTCATAACTTTGCCAGCCGCTCTAGCTGCTTCAAGTGTGGTGCGTCCAAGGACGAGTCCTCTAGTGGCGGTGGTGGCTTTGACGGTGACATGCCTAGGTCACTTAGAGGCGGTTTTGGATTTGGCGGCAGTGGCAGTGGTAGTGGTGGCAGCTCTGGTCGCTCTGGATGGAAATCCGGGGACTGGATTTGCACAAG GTTAGGGTGCAATGAGCACAACTTCGCAAGCAGGACGGAATGTTTCAGATGCAATGCTCCAAGGGAATCTAGTACCG GTGGTGCTGTACTTTTCTGA
- the LOC133738465 gene encoding receptor-like serine/threonine-protein kinase SD1-8 isoform X1, with protein sequence MASMRITETKEFFPLILCLISFFSSFFSFSSHATDTLTSEGTLRNNETLVSNGGIFELGFFSTESFSDYHYLGIWLRADANKVVWVDRENPILASSGLLQIWSGNLVLMDRRQVQLIVNSGYVATATTNTSATLLDTGNLVLKEADTGTIIWQSFDIPSDTYLPGMKLGLFGLNSTNKPGFHVLVSWVSPKDPARGLFTLTVDGTNLTKLKVWRGDGAKMDIAFWDGHGLQFVFENSTGNNNYNFSYQSNKYEAYYTFSSSQKYDLMWFVLASTGNLEQYVMLDKKISSVSHTLCEDGGMCLTSIPSKCDDGGNFLEVNGSLPSTYNSGSINMRASDCEILCKNNCSCSAFASVQNEETGCQLYYGSKRELLKIIEKGPGIIYIRGGTPSDSKKWKLWLAVAVPLAFLLALIPISLSCYLCRRKEDQVTRRKGFCDQVRLFQMGSNFASTVPHDEAGGGADNIEIGRQKDQELPLFSFSTIKTATDNFADTNKLGEGGFGPVYKGKLLVGQEIAVKRLSKISRQGLREFKNEVSVICKLQHRNLVRLLGCCIEAEESILIYEYMPNKSLDCFIFDSTNRALMDWRRCIGIIEGIAQGLLYLHKYSRLRIIHRDLKTSNILLDSEMNPKISDFGMARIFGDDDSRGKTNRVVGTFGYMSPEYAMDGLFSEKSDVFSFGVIILEIISCKKNIAFFETDHSLNLLGKAWYLWKEGNGMDLIDSTLCASCSSSEVMRCIQMGLLCVQERAMDRPNMSDVVSMLSNESIALPVPKEPAFLNQLNSANADISSSKQRCSCNNDLTVSSEHAR encoded by the exons ATGGCAAGCATGAGAATTACCGAAACCAAAGAGTTTTTTCCTCTTATATTGTGCTTGATATCGTTCTTCAGTAgcttcttttcattttcatctCATGCAACAGATACACTTACATCCGAAGGCACACTAAGAAACAATGAAACCCTGGTATCAAATGGTGGGATTTTCGAGCTTGGCTTCTTCAGCACTGAAAGCTTTTCAGACTATCACTATCTGGGGATATGGTTGAGAGCTGATGCAAACAAGGTTGTCTGGGTTGACCGTGAAAATCCCATTTTGGCTTCATCTGGCTTGCTTCAAATTTGGTCTGGGAATTTGGTTCTCATGGACAGGCGACAAGTGCAATTGATAGTCAATTCTGGATATGTTGCCACTGCCACAACTAACACAAGTGCAACACTTCTTGACACTGGAAATTTGGTCCTTAAGGAAGCAGATACAGGTACTATTATATGGCAGAGTTTTGATATTCCAAGCGATACGTATCTTCCTGGTATGAAACTTGGGTTGTTTGGCCTAAACAGTACAAACAAGCCAGGCTTTCACGTGCTTGTTTCTTGGGTAAGCCCCAAAGACCCTGCTCGTGGCCTCTTCACCTTAACTGTTGATGGCACCAACTTAACAAAGCTTAAAGTTTGGCGAGGAGATGGAGCAAAAATGGATATTGCTTTTTGGGACGGACATGGGTTACAGTTTGTTTTTGAGAACTCAACAGGGAATAATAACTACAACTTTAGCTACCAGTCCAATAAATATGAGGCCTATTACACTTTTAGCAGCAGTCAGAAGTATGATCTCATGTGGTTTGTATTGGCTTCCACTGGAAACCTTGAACAGTATGTTATGTTGGACAAGAAGATTTCTTCTGTGAGTCATACTTTGTGTGAGGATGGTGGGATGTGCTTGACTTCAATACCCTCTAAGTGTGACGATGGTGGTAATTTTCTTGAGGTGAATGGTTCTTTGCCATCTACATATAATAGTGGATCCATCAATATGAGGGCCAGTGATTGTGAAATTTTATGCAAGAACAATTGTTCTTGTTCCGCATTTGCTTCAGTTCAGAATGAAGAAACTGGATGTCAACTTTATTATGGGAGTAAACGTGAATTATTGAAGATTATAGAGAAGGGTCCAGGGATTATTTACATCCGCGGTGGCACTCCAAGTG ATAGTAAGAAGTGGAAGCTGTGGTTGGCTGTTGCAGTTCCTTTGGCTTTCCTCTTGGCTCTTATTCCAATCTCCTTGTCATGCTATTTGTGTCGACGTAAAG AAGATCAGGTAACCAGGCGGAAAGGCTTTTGTGATCAAGTAAGATTATTCCAAATGGGCTCCAATTTTGCATCAACAGTTCCCCATGATGAAGCTGGAGGAGGTGCAGATAACATTGAAATAGGCAGACAGAAGGATCAAGAATTGCCCTTATTTAGTTTTTCTACCATAAAGACTGCAACAGATAACTTTGCAGATACTAATAAACTGGGGGAAGGTGGATTTGGGCCTGTCTATAAG GGCAAGTTGCTAGTAGGACAGGAAATTGCAGTCAAAAGGCTGTCCAAAATTTCCCGGCAAGGATTGAGGGAGTTCAAAAATGAAGTCTCAGTAATTTGTAAGCTCCAGCACAGGAATTTGGTTCGGCTTTTGGGGTGCTGCATTGAAGCAGAAGAGAGTATACTAATTTATGAGTACATGCCCAACAAAAGTCTGGATTGCTTCATTTTTG ATTCAACCAACCGGGCACTTATGGATTGGAGGAGGTGTATTGGCATCATTGAAGGGATTGCTCAAGGTCTTCTCTATCTTCATAAATACTCAAGATTAAGGATCATTCACCGTGATTTAAAGACCAGCAATATACTGTTGGACAGTGAGATGAACCcgaaaatttctgattttggcaTGGCTAGAATTTTTGGGGATGACGACAGTAGAGGAAAAACGAATCGGGTTGTTGGTACATT TGGTTACATGTCTCCTGAGTACGCCATGGACGGCCTGTTTTCTGAAAAATCAGATGTCTTTAGCTTTGGGGTGATCATATTAGAGATCATAAGTTGCAAGAAGAACATTGCCTTCTTTGAGACTGATCATTCTTTGAACTTACTTGGAAAA gCTTGGTATTTGTGGAAAGAAGGCAATGGCATGGACTTGATTGATTCTACTCTCTGCGCTTCTTGTTCAAGCAGTGAAGTTATGAGATGCATACAAATGGGTCTTTTGTGCGTCCAAGAAAGAGCTATGGATCGACCAAATATGTCAGATGTTGTTTCGATGCTAAGCAATGAATCAATTGCTCTACCTGTTCCTAAAGAACCTGCATTTTTGAATCAGCTAAATTCTGCTAATGCAGATATATCTTCAAGTAAGCAAAGATGTAGCTGTAACAATGATCTAACAGTTTCCTCAGAACATGCCAGGTAG
- the LOC133738465 gene encoding receptor-like serine/threonine-protein kinase SD1-8 isoform X2 — protein sequence MASMRITETKEFFPLILCLISFFSSFFSFSSHATDTLTSEGTLRNNETLVSNGGIFELGFFSTESFSDYHYLGIWLRADANKVVWVDRENPILASSGLLQIWSGNLVLMDRRQVQLIVNSGYVATATTNTSATLLDTGNLVLKEADTGTIIWQSFDIPSDTYLPGMKLGLFGLNSTNKPGFHVLVSWVSPKDPARGLFTLTVDGTNLTKLKVWRGDGAKMDIAFWDGHGLQFVFENSTGNNNYNFSYQSNKYEAYYTFSSSQKYDLMWFVLASTGNLEQYVMLDKKISSVSHTLCEDGGMCLTSIPSKCDDGGNFLEVNGSLPSTYNSGSINMRASDCEILCKNNCSCSAFASVQNEETGCQLYYGSKRELLKIIEKGPGIIYIRGGTPSDSKKWKLWLAVAVPLAFLLALIPISLSCYLCRRKDQVTRRKGFCDQVRLFQMGSNFASTVPHDEAGGGADNIEIGRQKDQELPLFSFSTIKTATDNFADTNKLGEGGFGPVYKGKLLVGQEIAVKRLSKISRQGLREFKNEVSVICKLQHRNLVRLLGCCIEAEESILIYEYMPNKSLDCFIFDSTNRALMDWRRCIGIIEGIAQGLLYLHKYSRLRIIHRDLKTSNILLDSEMNPKISDFGMARIFGDDDSRGKTNRVVGTFGYMSPEYAMDGLFSEKSDVFSFGVIILEIISCKKNIAFFETDHSLNLLGKAWYLWKEGNGMDLIDSTLCASCSSSEVMRCIQMGLLCVQERAMDRPNMSDVVSMLSNESIALPVPKEPAFLNQLNSANADISSSKQRCSCNNDLTVSSEHAR from the exons ATGGCAAGCATGAGAATTACCGAAACCAAAGAGTTTTTTCCTCTTATATTGTGCTTGATATCGTTCTTCAGTAgcttcttttcattttcatctCATGCAACAGATACACTTACATCCGAAGGCACACTAAGAAACAATGAAACCCTGGTATCAAATGGTGGGATTTTCGAGCTTGGCTTCTTCAGCACTGAAAGCTTTTCAGACTATCACTATCTGGGGATATGGTTGAGAGCTGATGCAAACAAGGTTGTCTGGGTTGACCGTGAAAATCCCATTTTGGCTTCATCTGGCTTGCTTCAAATTTGGTCTGGGAATTTGGTTCTCATGGACAGGCGACAAGTGCAATTGATAGTCAATTCTGGATATGTTGCCACTGCCACAACTAACACAAGTGCAACACTTCTTGACACTGGAAATTTGGTCCTTAAGGAAGCAGATACAGGTACTATTATATGGCAGAGTTTTGATATTCCAAGCGATACGTATCTTCCTGGTATGAAACTTGGGTTGTTTGGCCTAAACAGTACAAACAAGCCAGGCTTTCACGTGCTTGTTTCTTGGGTAAGCCCCAAAGACCCTGCTCGTGGCCTCTTCACCTTAACTGTTGATGGCACCAACTTAACAAAGCTTAAAGTTTGGCGAGGAGATGGAGCAAAAATGGATATTGCTTTTTGGGACGGACATGGGTTACAGTTTGTTTTTGAGAACTCAACAGGGAATAATAACTACAACTTTAGCTACCAGTCCAATAAATATGAGGCCTATTACACTTTTAGCAGCAGTCAGAAGTATGATCTCATGTGGTTTGTATTGGCTTCCACTGGAAACCTTGAACAGTATGTTATGTTGGACAAGAAGATTTCTTCTGTGAGTCATACTTTGTGTGAGGATGGTGGGATGTGCTTGACTTCAATACCCTCTAAGTGTGACGATGGTGGTAATTTTCTTGAGGTGAATGGTTCTTTGCCATCTACATATAATAGTGGATCCATCAATATGAGGGCCAGTGATTGTGAAATTTTATGCAAGAACAATTGTTCTTGTTCCGCATTTGCTTCAGTTCAGAATGAAGAAACTGGATGTCAACTTTATTATGGGAGTAAACGTGAATTATTGAAGATTATAGAGAAGGGTCCAGGGATTATTTACATCCGCGGTGGCACTCCAAGTG ATAGTAAGAAGTGGAAGCTGTGGTTGGCTGTTGCAGTTCCTTTGGCTTTCCTCTTGGCTCTTATTCCAATCTCCTTGTCATGCTATTTGTGTCGACGTAAAG ATCAGGTAACCAGGCGGAAAGGCTTTTGTGATCAAGTAAGATTATTCCAAATGGGCTCCAATTTTGCATCAACAGTTCCCCATGATGAAGCTGGAGGAGGTGCAGATAACATTGAAATAGGCAGACAGAAGGATCAAGAATTGCCCTTATTTAGTTTTTCTACCATAAAGACTGCAACAGATAACTTTGCAGATACTAATAAACTGGGGGAAGGTGGATTTGGGCCTGTCTATAAG GGCAAGTTGCTAGTAGGACAGGAAATTGCAGTCAAAAGGCTGTCCAAAATTTCCCGGCAAGGATTGAGGGAGTTCAAAAATGAAGTCTCAGTAATTTGTAAGCTCCAGCACAGGAATTTGGTTCGGCTTTTGGGGTGCTGCATTGAAGCAGAAGAGAGTATACTAATTTATGAGTACATGCCCAACAAAAGTCTGGATTGCTTCATTTTTG ATTCAACCAACCGGGCACTTATGGATTGGAGGAGGTGTATTGGCATCATTGAAGGGATTGCTCAAGGTCTTCTCTATCTTCATAAATACTCAAGATTAAGGATCATTCACCGTGATTTAAAGACCAGCAATATACTGTTGGACAGTGAGATGAACCcgaaaatttctgattttggcaTGGCTAGAATTTTTGGGGATGACGACAGTAGAGGAAAAACGAATCGGGTTGTTGGTACATT TGGTTACATGTCTCCTGAGTACGCCATGGACGGCCTGTTTTCTGAAAAATCAGATGTCTTTAGCTTTGGGGTGATCATATTAGAGATCATAAGTTGCAAGAAGAACATTGCCTTCTTTGAGACTGATCATTCTTTGAACTTACTTGGAAAA gCTTGGTATTTGTGGAAAGAAGGCAATGGCATGGACTTGATTGATTCTACTCTCTGCGCTTCTTGTTCAAGCAGTGAAGTTATGAGATGCATACAAATGGGTCTTTTGTGCGTCCAAGAAAGAGCTATGGATCGACCAAATATGTCAGATGTTGTTTCGATGCTAAGCAATGAATCAATTGCTCTACCTGTTCCTAAAGAACCTGCATTTTTGAATCAGCTAAATTCTGCTAATGCAGATATATCTTCAAGTAAGCAAAGATGTAGCTGTAACAATGATCTAACAGTTTCCTCAGAACATGCCAGGTAG
- the LOC133738465 gene encoding G-type lectin S-receptor-like serine/threonine-protein kinase At1g11410 isoform X3, translating into MDRRQVQLIVNSGYVATATTNTSATLLDTGNLVLKEADTGTIIWQSFDIPSDTYLPGMKLGLFGLNSTNKPGFHVLVSWVSPKDPARGLFTLTVDGTNLTKLKVWRGDGAKMDIAFWDGHGLQFVFENSTGNNNYNFSYQSNKYEAYYTFSSSQKYDLMWFVLASTGNLEQYVMLDKKISSVSHTLCEDGGMCLTSIPSKCDDGGNFLEVNGSLPSTYNSGSINMRASDCEILCKNNCSCSAFASVQNEETGCQLYYGSKRELLKIIEKGPGIIYIRGGTPSDSKKWKLWLAVAVPLAFLLALIPISLSCYLCRRKEDQVTRRKGFCDQVRLFQMGSNFASTVPHDEAGGGADNIEIGRQKDQELPLFSFSTIKTATDNFADTNKLGEGGFGPVYKGKLLVGQEIAVKRLSKISRQGLREFKNEVSVICKLQHRNLVRLLGCCIEAEESILIYEYMPNKSLDCFIFDSTNRALMDWRRCIGIIEGIAQGLLYLHKYSRLRIIHRDLKTSNILLDSEMNPKISDFGMARIFGDDDSRGKTNRVVGTFGYMSPEYAMDGLFSEKSDVFSFGVIILEIISCKKNIAFFETDHSLNLLGKAWYLWKEGNGMDLIDSTLCASCSSSEVMRCIQMGLLCVQERAMDRPNMSDVVSMLSNESIALPVPKEPAFLNQLNSANADISSSKQRCSCNNDLTVSSEHAR; encoded by the exons ATGGACAGGCGACAAGTGCAATTGATAGTCAATTCTGGATATGTTGCCACTGCCACAACTAACACAAGTGCAACACTTCTTGACACTGGAAATTTGGTCCTTAAGGAAGCAGATACAGGTACTATTATATGGCAGAGTTTTGATATTCCAAGCGATACGTATCTTCCTGGTATGAAACTTGGGTTGTTTGGCCTAAACAGTACAAACAAGCCAGGCTTTCACGTGCTTGTTTCTTGGGTAAGCCCCAAAGACCCTGCTCGTGGCCTCTTCACCTTAACTGTTGATGGCACCAACTTAACAAAGCTTAAAGTTTGGCGAGGAGATGGAGCAAAAATGGATATTGCTTTTTGGGACGGACATGGGTTACAGTTTGTTTTTGAGAACTCAACAGGGAATAATAACTACAACTTTAGCTACCAGTCCAATAAATATGAGGCCTATTACACTTTTAGCAGCAGTCAGAAGTATGATCTCATGTGGTTTGTATTGGCTTCCACTGGAAACCTTGAACAGTATGTTATGTTGGACAAGAAGATTTCTTCTGTGAGTCATACTTTGTGTGAGGATGGTGGGATGTGCTTGACTTCAATACCCTCTAAGTGTGACGATGGTGGTAATTTTCTTGAGGTGAATGGTTCTTTGCCATCTACATATAATAGTGGATCCATCAATATGAGGGCCAGTGATTGTGAAATTTTATGCAAGAACAATTGTTCTTGTTCCGCATTTGCTTCAGTTCAGAATGAAGAAACTGGATGTCAACTTTATTATGGGAGTAAACGTGAATTATTGAAGATTATAGAGAAGGGTCCAGGGATTATTTACATCCGCGGTGGCACTCCAAGTG ATAGTAAGAAGTGGAAGCTGTGGTTGGCTGTTGCAGTTCCTTTGGCTTTCCTCTTGGCTCTTATTCCAATCTCCTTGTCATGCTATTTGTGTCGACGTAAAG AAGATCAGGTAACCAGGCGGAAAGGCTTTTGTGATCAAGTAAGATTATTCCAAATGGGCTCCAATTTTGCATCAACAGTTCCCCATGATGAAGCTGGAGGAGGTGCAGATAACATTGAAATAGGCAGACAGAAGGATCAAGAATTGCCCTTATTTAGTTTTTCTACCATAAAGACTGCAACAGATAACTTTGCAGATACTAATAAACTGGGGGAAGGTGGATTTGGGCCTGTCTATAAG GGCAAGTTGCTAGTAGGACAGGAAATTGCAGTCAAAAGGCTGTCCAAAATTTCCCGGCAAGGATTGAGGGAGTTCAAAAATGAAGTCTCAGTAATTTGTAAGCTCCAGCACAGGAATTTGGTTCGGCTTTTGGGGTGCTGCATTGAAGCAGAAGAGAGTATACTAATTTATGAGTACATGCCCAACAAAAGTCTGGATTGCTTCATTTTTG ATTCAACCAACCGGGCACTTATGGATTGGAGGAGGTGTATTGGCATCATTGAAGGGATTGCTCAAGGTCTTCTCTATCTTCATAAATACTCAAGATTAAGGATCATTCACCGTGATTTAAAGACCAGCAATATACTGTTGGACAGTGAGATGAACCcgaaaatttctgattttggcaTGGCTAGAATTTTTGGGGATGACGACAGTAGAGGAAAAACGAATCGGGTTGTTGGTACATT TGGTTACATGTCTCCTGAGTACGCCATGGACGGCCTGTTTTCTGAAAAATCAGATGTCTTTAGCTTTGGGGTGATCATATTAGAGATCATAAGTTGCAAGAAGAACATTGCCTTCTTTGAGACTGATCATTCTTTGAACTTACTTGGAAAA gCTTGGTATTTGTGGAAAGAAGGCAATGGCATGGACTTGATTGATTCTACTCTCTGCGCTTCTTGTTCAAGCAGTGAAGTTATGAGATGCATACAAATGGGTCTTTTGTGCGTCCAAGAAAGAGCTATGGATCGACCAAATATGTCAGATGTTGTTTCGATGCTAAGCAATGAATCAATTGCTCTACCTGTTCCTAAAGAACCTGCATTTTTGAATCAGCTAAATTCTGCTAATGCAGATATATCTTCAAGTAAGCAAAGATGTAGCTGTAACAATGATCTAACAGTTTCCTCAGAACATGCCAGGTAG